A window of the Sphingobacteriaceae bacterium genome harbors these coding sequences:
- a CDS encoding DUF5693 family protein has protein sequence MSRTPNYRFLAGFLVVLTALSCWALFYALGPELRPRQPDPPVGLAVDYRRLAAVAARDGLSLPVAMDYVRSLGVDTLVIGEQTLAALVDAGRVHLRWGWEIIDDWRTGAGPQWLPRWAGPDGTGPYAPPFAPWHLLVMPVDPEEGQWLLHALSRRWPGRVETMAVPGEGVWLSVAVPKENPWTALLRKRRFHRYLWPEDERDIYPYHLLHHPLGYSPQQIEEVTAAGFHVALRVEEPALEREVPHEFLGPGADLPPGTWVMLAPASLPGGAPAGDALPVVDPAPAREAGGGDTVERWRDFIGERGWHLGLVGSPRSAAARTLAAGLSHDLMAVHPVWPEESPADLVGRVTGSRVQVLYYQWFMTLTGREGDPAYLDQGRFDELLEGLAAAGRSVGLPRPGGGEGWGGGPPLPPMVRNALVPATAVLGSWAALAVGSGLAGGPLASPLRAALAAAMAGATGIGVGLVPAVLQRQPALMTGALSSPGVALAPLAALAVALWLELGNGGRANGALPPGAHETSGARRAWGRAFTFGHLLVVGAAAGVAGLAFLRLAGSPPGPAGPPGNGPGLMGLLLRAPLPFLETILTVPALLLAFSRPWRREEAGGDAGPAGAEGEVAGGTWSPWPALLRAMGLVGQGAVVGALAHGQIPLTVTLPAACQGTAAGLVLGLVLHWIIRRWVEAVPLDWSGPAVEPGGGRP, from the coding sequence GTGAGCCGCACGCCCAACTACAGGTTCTTGGCGGGGTTTCTCGTCGTGCTGACGGCCTTGAGCTGTTGGGCCCTTTTTTATGCCCTGGGCCCCGAATTGAGGCCCCGGCAGCCGGACCCGCCCGTGGGCCTGGCGGTGGACTACCGGCGCTTGGCGGCCGTAGCCGCCCGGGACGGGCTGTCCTTGCCCGTGGCCATGGACTACGTGCGCTCCTTGGGTGTGGATACGTTGGTCATAGGAGAGCAAACCCTGGCGGCCCTGGTCGATGCGGGCCGGGTGCACCTGCGCTGGGGCTGGGAGATCATCGACGACTGGCGCACCGGCGCCGGACCCCAGTGGCTGCCCCGGTGGGCGGGGCCCGACGGCACGGGGCCCTATGCGCCCCCCTTCGCCCCTTGGCATCTCCTGGTCATGCCCGTTGATCCCGAAGAAGGCCAATGGCTGCTCCACGCCTTGTCCCGCCGCTGGCCGGGCCGGGTGGAAACCATGGCCGTGCCCGGCGAAGGTGTCTGGCTGTCGGTGGCGGTGCCCAAGGAAAACCCTTGGACGGCCCTGCTGCGGAAGCGCCGCTTCCACCGTTACCTTTGGCCGGAAGATGAAAGGGACATCTATCCTTACCATCTGCTCCACCATCCCCTGGGCTATTCGCCCCAACAAATAGAGGAAGTGACGGCCGCCGGCTTCCATGTGGCCCTCCGGGTGGAGGAGCCGGCCCTGGAGCGGGAGGTTCCTCACGAGTTTTTAGGGCCCGGGGCTGACCTGCCGCCGGGCACGTGGGTGATGCTGGCCCCGGCATCCCTCCCGGGGGGAGCCCCGGCGGGAGATGCCTTGCCGGTGGTGGACCCGGCTCCGGCAAGGGAGGCCGGCGGCGGGGATACCGTGGAACGCTGGCGGGACTTCATCGGGGAGCGGGGCTGGCACCTGGGCCTGGTGGGCAGTCCCCGCAGCGCCGCAGCCCGTACCTTGGCGGCGGGCCTGTCCCATGACCTGATGGCCGTGCACCCCGTCTGGCCCGAAGAGTCCCCGGCGGATCTGGTGGGGCGGGTGACGGGCAGCCGGGTGCAGGTTTTGTATTACCAATGGTTCATGACGTTGACGGGGCGGGAGGGCGACCCCGCCTACCTGGATCAGGGGCGCTTCGATGAATTGCTGGAAGGCCTGGCGGCGGCGGGCCGCTCCGTCGGCCTCCCCCGTCCCGGCGGGGGTGAGGGGTGGGGCGGGGGTCCCCCCCTGCCCCCGATGGTGCGTAACGCCTTAGTGCCGGCAACCGCCGTCCTGGGGTCGTGGGCGGCCCTGGCCGTAGGCAGCGGCCTGGCGGGCGGCCCCCTGGCATCACCCCTCCGGGCGGCCCTGGCGGCCGCCATGGCAGGCGCCACCGGCATCGGCGTGGGCCTGGTGCCGGCGGTGCTCCAGCGGCAGCCGGCCCTCATGACGGGCGCCTTGTCCAGTCCGGGGGTTGCCCTGGCTCCCCTGGCGGCCCTGGCCGTCGCCCTCTGGCTGGAACTGGGCAACGGCGGGCGGGCCAACGGCGCCCTGCCCCCCGGCGCCCACGAAACCTCCGGAGCCCGCCGGGCCTGGGGCAGGGCCTTCACCTTCGGCCACCTGCTGGTAGTGGGCGCTGCCGCCGGGGTGGCGGGCCTGGCCTTCCTCCGGCTGGCCGGGTCGCCGCCGGGTCCCGCCGGGCCCCCCGGCAACGGCCCCGGGCTGATGGGGCTGCTGCTCCGGGCACCCCTGCCCTTCCTGGAAACAATCCTTACGGTGCCGGCCCTGCTCCTGGCCTTCAGCCGGCCCTGGCGCCGGGAGGAAGCGGGCGGGGACGCCGGACCCGCCGGCGCAGAAGGAGAGGTTGCCGGCGGAACTTGGTCCCCTTGGCCGGCCTTGCTGCGGGCCATGGGCCTGGTGGGCCAGGGGGCCGTGGTGGGCGCTTTGGCCCACGGGCAAATTCCCCTGACCGTCACCTTGCCCGCCGCGTGCCAGGGGACGGCCGCCGGCCTGGTGCTGGGGCTGGTTCTTCACTGGATCATCCGGCGCTGGGTTGAGGCGGTTCCTTTGGACTGGTCCGGCCCCGCGGTGGAGCCGGGAGGGGGGCGGCCGTGA